AAGTAATGTTTGCAATTACTTTGTCGACAGCCATTTGATAGACAGAATGACGTCTCAGCTTGCCATCAACTTTAAATTCTCAAATCTTATTGGTCAATTAAGATAATCGTGaacatttttgtttgaaaCAAACAGAAAGAATGGAGaacatttgtatttaaaatggTAGATaatcatataaaaaaaaacgaactCAAGCTTAAACGATGCCATCTAGTCGAGTTACATTACATTCTGTATTCTAACTCTTTGTTATTGTGCATTGTGATTTTGCCATTGTCATTTCTCATATAATTATCTAATGTTTGAATAAGTAAAAGCCCTAGCCAATGCTTGTTTGTGAAGATTTCTGTTggtatatactcgtacattaattattaatagaaaatatatgACTAGATATCAGCAGTCCAATACGCGTGGAATATTCTAAGCATCTTCTTTAAATATCACAGTATTTTACAAACATCGTTCAGTCAAAAATGAATGGCGTATAAATGGTGACCAGTTTCCCTTTTTCCCATATCTACATATTTCAACAACCTTCCCCTATGTTAATCATAAGCTAAGATTTAAATTCTGACATCTTCTAagtataaaaatggaaattaacacacaattcaggtaattatttttcttttaatatttaacaattGGAGTTGGTTGACTTAGTTCCCATCCTTCGAAAACAGGAATGGGATTGGTTTGGGGCTATTAACAAGGATTTGGGAAGGATTGTATGGCTATAAAACTGCTCAAATTGTGAACAATTTCACTTAGGCCACAGGGGCAACGGGCAGATGAGCACCCTGGGGCTGGAATCCGTTCTCATCGGCAATGTATTGAACCTCGTAGGTGACACCATCGTCAGCAACGAATCTGTAGGATCCACGGACGGAGATAGCCTCGTTCTCAGTTCCAGCGTTGTTCAGATGACCCTCAGCTTGAGCACCCTGTCCATCGGAAGTCTCCCACCTGGGAAGGATATCAAAGTCAGTTAGGCATCCCTTTGGGTCATATCTCACAGTCAACTTACTCATATTTGAAGCCGTCGGGTCCAACATCGGACTCGGACCGCAGGATTTGGGCTTCTTGGTTTTGTGCAGGAGCAGCCAGAGCCACGGCGAAGAGGGCGACAAAGACAATCAGGAATTTCATGGTGATTGTTGGTTGGTGTTTTGATCTGCGGTTATCGAAGAGTTCACGACGAATGATGCTCTCTGATGGCTGTTACTCCCTTTATATAGATGGATGGCCGAACTTTGACGACCGAGCCCAACGCGGCCAAACTAGTCAAACGTGTAGTTTATAAAGCATAATGTGATAAATGTGTGAAATTTAAATCGGCCTAAAGCTGAATCGTTAAAAGCCCAATACGATATGTAAATCGACCATcttcatacatatatatatatatatatagtttgcATAGTTTCGCATTTGTTTTACAGCTTTTTTATCATAGTTTCTGTTAAACTGTAGCTAAAAACCATAAGAAAATCGTGGGAAAAGCTTTTACCTTTACAAATACCAGTTTAGAATAAGTTCTAGGAACTAATCAATACAAAAACAGTctttttaatatatacatattgaCCAACGAAAAACCTTATGTATTATCTCGAAAagatttatataatttaactcgcacattaatttaattcagATAATCGAAATATTTTGACTACATTGTCTATCGTTACCTTACGTAAACTAATATATTGacatttaatgaaatattgaTGTAATGCcagttttaattatttgtcaCCAACGTGATTCAATATTGATGATATGCACCCCGGAACATAGTGTTCAAATATAGTGCAAtgcaaaaagtatttataaCTTCTACatataacaattatttatgatctatttttaaacaagtacgctttgaattttgtatttaaaaaaagcaTTGGGAGAAGCTTTgaactaaaaataatatatatctAACGTGCTAGAGCCCCACAGCGGAAATATATGGTAAATTtactaatatttatcaataattctctatatgcatatacatagTTTAGTTTCTAAAAACAATATCCATTATTTTAGAccagaaaatgtcaaaaagttatttcaatacacaaacacaaccAAATATATTTCCAGATGTCCGAGTTCAACATTCAATAATTTTTGTTGCTAGTTAGAAGTCATCTTGAAAAGTTTTTGACTCCGgagatttaaataaattcgatGCGCAATCCCACACAAAGTAAGTATTTTAAAGCGCAACAGACTTTGAATTGCGTAAATCATTTTCCACATTTCATTCCcttttaaaacaaacaatctgtttcatataaaaattattttttctttaataacACTTTAGACTCATTGACTTAGATTCGGTTCTCCTTAATAAAAAAACGGTCTCAACGGGTTTCTTTTTCCGATTAACCGACATTAAAAGGGAACTAGTTAACAATTTTGAACGACTTAGACCTCAGGGGCAACGGGCAGATGGGCACCCTGGGGCTGGAATCCGTTCTCATCGGCGATGTATTGAACCTCGTAGGTGACACCATCGTCAGCAACGAATCTGTAGGATCCACGGACGGAGATAGCCTCGTTCTCAGTTCCAGCGTTGTTCAGATGACCCTCAGCTTGAGCACCCTGTCCATCGGAAGTCTCCCACCTGGGAAGGATATCAAAGTCAGTTAGGCATCCCTTTGGGTCATATCTCACAGTCAACTTACTCATATTTGAAGCTGTCGGGTCCAACATCGGACTCGGACCGCAGGATTTGGGCTTCTTGGTTTTGTGCAGGAGCAGCCAGAGCCACGGCGAAGAGGGCGACAAAGACAATCAGGAATTTCATGGTGATTGTTGGTTGGTGTTTTGATCTGCGGTTATCGAAGAGTTAGCGACGAATGATGCTTTCCGTTGGCCAGATCAGATCTTTTATAGTTGGGCAGTCTCTTGATTATGCTAAAGGCATCCGAATTAGTCAAAACATAATGTGAAAAATGTATACCATTGAGTACAGGCTAACTCTGAATGGCTAAAAGCCTaacacaaaatgcaaatgatcaGATTCCAGATAGTTGGTCGAATTCGTTTCAATAAGCCAGTTGTTACTAGCAAAAATACATGGTTGTTATTAATATCAACACAAGAAATAaggaaattttattaatagaTTGCAATCTCAAAAGCAGAAAGTTAAAGCATCGATATtacattgaaattaaatgaatagtTGGTGAACTAGTTGTCTCTCATTAAATATactaattttataatatttatgaatttcatTACATCATGCACTGAAATGTGTCTAAAAAAGCTCTTTAACTAATTTTATAGTTCATTTCAGTAGTCCATTTATTCAATCGATTCATCTGCAATTCgaattataattaatacaACTTCAATAAGGAAAATAACTAACACTGGATGaaagatttattttttgaatCAATtctatcaaataaataaaaagcttcGTATAATTTTGCAGTACATAggtttatttaatattatttattattatattatattatattatttatttaaataattgagtataaaacaaaattgatcAACTATTCACAACAAAGTAGTAGATTTGTTTTGTAATACCAAATATACTTTCTAGCCAATATAGACTTCTAGCCAATAAACTAGATAATGACTAGCCcttaagtatttatatgcagCCGAATGCCAATGCAACTATGGCTGATACCCATCCTATAGCTTAGTTCTACAAGTTATGCATACCataataatatacaatttGTAAGTCAAAGAAAATTAAGATTAAAGAACGATCATCGATCAGTCACTTAAGTCAGAGTTTCAAAACGAAAATGTTCAACTGTTTAATTTCTCTTTAATCAGTAAATTGAGGTTTTTTGACTTAGTATTTAGCTTATAACTGGAAGATATTGCAGTAAATCAAtattgacaaaaaaaaattggtaGTTCTCTTTTttcaaatcaaacaaaatcgtattcttttataaacaatttatttcaaCTCTTTGGATGGCTTAAGCGACGGGGGCAACGGGCAGATGGGCACCCTGGGGCTGGTATCCGTTCTCATCGGCGACGTAGTTGACGGTGTAGGTCTGGCCATCATCGGCCACAAAGGAGAAGGAACCCTTGACAGCGAGGGCCTCATCCTTGGTTCCAGCATTCTTCAGCAATCCGGCGGCCTGAGCAGCGACTCCATCGGTGGTGGAAAAGCTAATATAGCGTAATGGGTAAGTAAGTGTACATATCCTTTTTTTGAAGTTCACAAAACATACTCATAGGAAAAGCCTTCGGGTCCGACATCGGAGAACTGCCTCTCAATCTGAGCTTCCTTGCTAAAAGAGCCGGCGGCGGTCAGGGCGAAGAGGGCGACGAAGACAATCAGGAacttcattttgattttttggaTTGTGTGCTGATCTCGAAGAGCAGGATGCGAATGATATTGATTGAGTTCACTTCCAACTCTTTTATACATAAATAGCGAAAATATGCAAGGTACTGTGACGCTTATCTAATTATCATAATGATCATAAAATGCATGATAACTAGTTCAGTTTTGCTCTCTACTCAAAACTCAATGGTGAATGTTTTTGGGCGTTGACATGTGTCTCAAACTAgcttcatttttttattaccaTAAAGCTAGAGACCAATTGTAGGcgaatattattataataaattaattgaacaGCTTTAAACTATAGATGCATTTGGttatttacatttctttttatttattttattctttgaACAAGAAAAATTCGTCCTTTTTTTAATGAAGCcgtattaaaaataacttttttgAGCTCTTCAGCCAAAAGTTCTGTCCCTAACAATAAgtataatatataaatcaaGAAGGCATTAGCCCAAGTGTGTTCAACTCAAAATTGGGCATGGCAACGACGTCAGCTGCCTAGTTGGCATGAAGATCGGTCAATGCGGCCAATCGTTTTATTCGAAAACTAGTTTGATCATTGTGTCGCTTTTTATTTCATGCATATTAATTTCGACGTTTGGCTCTCTGTGTGCTGTGTATGTTAGTTTTTGGAAGGCATCTTCCAAATTTCATTAGCATCGCATGAAATTTAAATCAACGCCTGAAATTAACCTTCAAAACTTCGTTTTCATTTGTGGCCAGATCCCTCGCACATTTTTCAATATGAGCCACTTTAATTATGTATTAATTacaaagacaacaaaaacccaaacaTGTTTGGCTGTGCCAAAAATTTGCAAGTTTCTGCCAACCGAAGGCCGTCCAGGCAAAGTCGCCAGACGAGATGAGACTAAACGACACACACACCGCTTTTCGACGTTCAACGGTGCGTATGGATTATGTGAGGAGAACAGGCAC
This portion of the Drosophila santomea strain STO CAGO 1482 chromosome 3L, Prin_Dsan_1.1, whole genome shotgun sequence genome encodes:
- the LOC120448952 gene encoding larval cuticle protein 65Ag1-like gives rise to the protein MKFLIVFVALFAVALAAPAQNQEAQILRSESDVGPDGFKYEWETSDGQGAQAEGHLNNAGTENEAISVRGSYRFVADDGVTYEVQYIADENGFQPQGAHLPVAPVA
- the LOC120448815 gene encoding larval cuticle protein 65Ag1-like, producing MYKRVGSELNQYHSHPALRDQHTIQKIKMKFLIVFVALFALTAAGSFSKEAQIERQFSDVGPEGFSYDFSTTDGVAAQAAGLLKNAGTKDEALAVKGSFSFVADDGQTYTVNYVADENGYQPQGAHLPVAPVA
- the LOC120448659 gene encoding larval cuticle protein 65Ag1-like, encoding MKFLIVFVALFAVALAAPAQNQEAQILRSESDVGPDSFKYEWETSDGQGAQAEGHLNNAGTENEAISVRGSYRFVADDGVTYEVQYIADENGFQPQGAHLPVAPEV